The following proteins come from a genomic window of Solwaraspora sp. WMMA2065:
- a CDS encoding glycosyltransferase family 2 protein, with amino-acid sequence MPTPIDVVLPCLDEAAALPGVLAALPPRYRALVVDNGSRDGSPQVAVEHGARVVHEPRRGYGAAVHTGLLAAETELVCVLDADGSFDPAELPALVRPVADGHAELTVGRRRPVSARVWPWHARAGTALVAALLRQRGVPLRDLSPIRVARREALLSLGVTDRAFGYPLELMIRAAGAGWRIVELDVTYAPRAAGTRSKVSGSVRGTLRATRDFGRVLRTVDGAR; translated from the coding sequence ATGCCGACACCGATCGACGTGGTGCTGCCCTGCCTCGACGAGGCAGCCGCCCTACCGGGCGTACTCGCCGCGCTGCCGCCCCGCTACCGGGCGCTGGTGGTGGACAACGGGTCCCGGGACGGGTCCCCGCAGGTGGCCGTCGAGCACGGCGCCCGAGTGGTGCACGAGCCCCGACGCGGGTACGGGGCGGCCGTGCACACCGGTCTGCTGGCCGCCGAGACCGAGCTGGTCTGCGTGCTCGACGCGGACGGGTCGTTCGACCCGGCGGAGCTGCCGGCGCTGGTGCGTCCGGTGGCCGACGGGCACGCCGAACTGACCGTGGGACGCCGCCGACCGGTGTCGGCGCGGGTCTGGCCCTGGCATGCCCGGGCCGGTACGGCGCTGGTTGCGGCGCTGCTACGGCAGCGCGGCGTACCGCTGCGGGACCTGAGCCCGATCCGGGTGGCCCGCCGCGAGGCACTGCTGTCGCTCGGGGTCACCGACCGGGCCTTCGGCTACCCGTTGGAGCTGATGATCCGGGCCGCCGGTGCCGGGTGGCGCATCGTCGAGCTGGACGTGACGTACGCACCCCGGGCGGCCGGCACCCGGTCGAAGGTGTCCGGCTCGGTACGCGGCACGCTCCGGGCGACCCGCGACTTCGGTCGGGTGTTGCGCACCGTGGACGGTGCCCGTTGA
- a CDS encoding DUF2064 domain-containing protein produces MTVLLVMAKAPVAGLVKTRLCPPATPAQAARIATAALLDTMDAVRATGAAGAVTPVLALAGRLTDADAYPGAAEELTVATAGWRVLPQRGDGFADRLANAHADVAAAYPGRPVLQIGMDTPQLTGAALTAASRALTGVDGRFTRAAAVLGRAADGGWWALGLTDPRHAEVLRRVPMSTSHTGRDTWSALRARGLRVAPLPVLCDVDEWPDALAVADAVPGSRFAGQVAAVGVPALARTPVTVAMPAAGARR; encoded by the coding sequence TTGACCGTCCTGCTGGTGATGGCGAAGGCACCGGTGGCCGGGCTGGTGAAGACCCGGCTCTGCCCACCGGCCACTCCCGCGCAGGCCGCCCGGATCGCCACCGCCGCGCTGCTGGACACGATGGACGCGGTCCGTGCGACCGGCGCGGCCGGTGCGGTGACGCCGGTGCTGGCGCTGGCGGGCCGGCTGACCGACGCTGACGCGTACCCGGGTGCCGCCGAGGAGTTGACCGTGGCGACCGCCGGCTGGCGGGTGCTGCCACAGCGCGGGGACGGTTTCGCCGACCGGCTGGCCAACGCGCACGCCGACGTGGCGGCGGCCTACCCGGGCCGGCCGGTGCTGCAAATCGGGATGGACACCCCGCAGCTGACCGGCGCGGCGCTGACCGCCGCCAGCAGGGCGCTGACCGGTGTCGATGGGAGATTCACCCGGGCCGCAGCGGTGCTCGGTCGGGCTGCCGACGGCGGCTGGTGGGCGCTGGGCCTGACCGATCCCCGGCACGCCGAGGTGCTGCGGCGGGTGCCGATGTCGACCTCGCACACCGGACGCGACACCTGGTCAGCGCTGCGCGCGCGAGGGTTGCGGGTCGCGCCGCTACCGGTGCTGTGCGATGTCGACGAGTGGCCGGACGCGCTGGCGGTGGCCGACGCGGTCCCCGGCAGCCGGTTCGCCGGACAGGTGGCGGCGGTTGGCGTACCGGCCCTGGCCCGGACACCGGTGACGGTGGCGATGCCTGCGGCTGGGGCACGACGGTGA
- a CDS encoding copper chaperone PCu(A)C, with product MSTAVQAGSVRKRARRLAALSGFAGVVLAFAGCGGDGASTTAEPTPSDSPAVTQTAGLVIEDPWVKAADEGMTAAFGVLVNDTDADITVTAVETAISPIELHEMAMQDGAMVMREKGGGITVPAGGSHTLEPGGDHIMLMDIAEAVQPGDEITFTMTFADGGTYEFSAVAKPFAGAEESYDPDSEMDMDMDMDMDNG from the coding sequence ATGTCAACAGCGGTCCAGGCTGGTTCGGTACGGAAGCGGGCACGGCGGCTCGCGGCGCTGTCCGGCTTCGCCGGTGTCGTGCTCGCCTTCGCCGGCTGCGGTGGCGACGGGGCGTCGACAACCGCCGAGCCGACGCCGTCGGACAGCCCGGCGGTGACCCAGACCGCCGGGCTCGTCATCGAGGATCCGTGGGTGAAAGCCGCCGACGAGGGCATGACGGCCGCCTTCGGGGTGCTGGTCAACGACACCGACGCCGACATCACCGTCACTGCGGTCGAGACCGCGATCTCCCCGATCGAGCTGCACGAGATGGCGATGCAGGACGGCGCGATGGTGATGCGGGAGAAGGGCGGTGGGATCACCGTACCGGCCGGCGGCAGCCACACCCTCGAACCCGGCGGCGACCACATCATGCTGATGGACATCGCCGAAGCGGTTCAGCCCGGTGACGAGATCACCTTCACGATGACGTTCGCCGACGGCGGGACGTACGAGTTCAGCGCGGTGGCGAAGCCCTTCGCCGGGGCCGAGGAGAGCTACGACCCGGACTCGGAAATGGACATGGACATGGACATGGACATGGACAACGGCTGA
- a CDS encoding NAD-dependent epimerase/dehydratase family protein, whose amino-acid sequence MRILLTGAAGFIGSHVADLLVDEGHEVVALDALLPQAHGDKPPDWVRRHDLVRGDVRDGELLDRLLPGVDVVCHQAAMVGHGLDPSDAPAYAGHNDYGTAVLLAAMHRAGVTRLVLASSMVVYGEGRYTCAAHGVVRPAPRRPDDLAAGRYDPRCPQCAGELRWTRVPENAPLEPRSTYAASKLAQEHLAAAWARQTGGGGWALRYHNVYGPRMPRDTPYAGVASLFRSALADGRAPQVLEDGRQQRDFVHVTDVAWANLLAMVADQPAGMVPVNVCSGEPHPVGELARQLAAAMGGPEPAIVGGARPADVRHVVADPGRAARLLGFTARVGFADGVTAFATDPLREPAALQGEPAALPVPA is encoded by the coding sequence ATGCGGATACTGCTCACCGGCGCGGCCGGGTTCATCGGATCGCACGTCGCCGACCTGCTGGTCGACGAGGGACACGAGGTGGTCGCGCTGGACGCGCTGCTGCCGCAGGCACACGGCGACAAGCCACCCGACTGGGTCCGCCGGCACGACCTGGTACGCGGCGACGTCCGCGACGGCGAACTGTTGGACCGGCTGTTGCCCGGCGTCGACGTGGTCTGTCACCAGGCGGCGATGGTCGGCCACGGCCTCGACCCGTCGGACGCGCCGGCCTACGCCGGGCACAACGACTACGGCACCGCGGTACTGCTGGCCGCGATGCACCGGGCCGGCGTGACCCGACTGGTGCTGGCCAGCTCGATGGTGGTGTACGGCGAGGGCCGCTACACCTGCGCCGCCCACGGCGTCGTCCGGCCGGCGCCGCGCCGCCCCGACGACCTGGCCGCCGGCCGGTACGACCCGCGCTGCCCGCAGTGCGCCGGTGAACTCCGCTGGACGCGGGTGCCGGAGAACGCGCCGCTGGAACCGCGCAGCACGTACGCGGCGAGCAAACTCGCACAGGAGCATCTGGCGGCGGCGTGGGCGCGGCAGACCGGCGGCGGTGGCTGGGCGCTGCGCTACCACAACGTCTACGGCCCCCGGATGCCACGCGACACCCCGTACGCGGGAGTGGCGTCGCTGTTCCGGTCGGCGTTGGCCGACGGACGGGCACCGCAGGTGCTCGAGGACGGCCGGCAGCAGCGGGACTTCGTGCACGTCACCGACGTCGCCTGGGCGAACCTGCTGGCCATGGTCGCCGACCAGCCGGCCGGCATGGTGCCGGTGAACGTCTGCTCGGGTGAGCCGCACCCGGTCGGTGAGCTTGCCCGGCAACTGGCGGCGGCGATGGGCGGGCCGGAGCCGGCGATCGTCGGCGGTGCCCGGCCGGCGGACGTACGGCACGTGGTGGCCGACCCGGGCCGGGCGGCGCGACTGCTCGGCTTCACCGCCCGGGTCGGTTTCGCCGACGGGGTGACCGCGTTCGCCACCGACCCGCTGCGGGAGCCGGCCGCGCTGCAGGGTGAACCGGCAGCCCTGCCGGTGCCGGCCTGA
- a CDS encoding class I SAM-dependent methyltransferase, which translates to MTASVPGRYAADHGFAAPLLAPASGGHWLVQGDGVRWQLPVERWHGPVEPTADAVVARCCGPTLDLGCGPGRVTVALTRAGVTAVGVDVSARAVALTRARGGVAIHSDLFDRLPAEGRWRHAVLLDGNIGIGGDPVALLRRCRSLLHPQGTLLVELDPPGVGLWRGYAHVVSTAAGGRPRLGPAFRWARLDTDAVRAAAAAGGLTVREVFRDAGRWFGELAVSR; encoded by the coding sequence GTGACCGCCAGCGTGCCCGGCCGGTACGCGGCGGACCACGGTTTCGCCGCCCCCCTGCTGGCTCCGGCTTCCGGCGGACACTGGCTGGTGCAGGGTGACGGGGTCCGCTGGCAGCTGCCGGTGGAGCGCTGGCACGGGCCGGTGGAGCCGACAGCCGACGCGGTGGTGGCCCGGTGCTGCGGCCCGACCCTGGACCTGGGCTGTGGGCCGGGCCGGGTCACGGTGGCGTTGACCCGGGCCGGGGTGACCGCCGTCGGGGTGGACGTGTCGGCCCGGGCGGTGGCGCTGACCCGGGCCCGGGGCGGGGTGGCGATCCACAGTGACCTGTTCGACCGGCTGCCCGCCGAAGGCCGGTGGCGGCACGCCGTACTGCTGGACGGCAACATCGGCATCGGCGGCGACCCGGTGGCGCTGCTGCGCCGGTGCCGGTCGTTGCTGCATCCACAGGGCACCCTGCTGGTGGAACTGGATCCGCCCGGGGTCGGGCTGTGGCGCGGGTACGCGCACGTGGTCAGCACCGCCGCCGGGGGCCGGCCCCGGCTGGGGCCGGCGTTCCGGTGGGCACGGCTGGACACCGACGCGGTCCGAGCCGCTGCGGCCGCCGGTGGGCTGACCGTCCGGGAGGTGTTCCGCGACGCCGGCCGGTGGTTCGGCGAACTGGCGGTGTCGCGGTGA
- a CDS encoding ABC transporter substrate-binding protein — MRLMSLLPSATEIVYALGLDDDLVGVTFECDEPPTARRDKAIVVGGRDTRGMTPAEIDSYVKGRMAAGDDLYTLHADALAGLASDLILTQDLCRVCALPSGQVSNALDYLGCRADVLSLDPYTLDEVLDTFVAVGERTGVPDRAGVLVAGLRRRLAAVAAAVAGAAAPRVAVVEWVDPPFTAGHWVPDLVSAAGGNPVAARPGARSTQTTWDAFAAADPDVVLVAPCGFHLDGAAQQARVVTDRMPGVPVWALDGDSLVVRPGPRLIDGVETIAAVLHPDRVPAAPAGAAARVA; from the coding sequence ATGCGCCTGATGTCGTTGCTGCCGTCGGCGACGGAGATCGTCTACGCGCTCGGGCTGGACGACGATCTCGTCGGGGTGACCTTCGAGTGCGACGAGCCGCCGACCGCCCGCCGGGACAAAGCCATCGTGGTCGGTGGCCGCGACACCCGGGGCATGACCCCGGCGGAGATCGACAGCTACGTCAAGGGCCGGATGGCTGCCGGGGACGACCTGTACACGCTGCACGCTGACGCGCTGGCCGGCCTGGCATCGGATCTGATCCTCACCCAGGACCTGTGCCGGGTGTGCGCGCTGCCGTCCGGCCAGGTGTCCAACGCCCTCGACTACCTCGGCTGCCGCGCCGACGTGCTGTCGCTCGACCCGTACACCCTCGACGAGGTGCTCGACACCTTCGTCGCGGTGGGTGAACGTACCGGCGTACCGGATCGGGCCGGCGTGCTGGTCGCCGGCCTGCGCCGCCGGCTCGCGGCGGTGGCCGCCGCAGTCGCCGGCGCCGCCGCGCCCCGGGTGGCGGTGGTGGAGTGGGTCGACCCGCCGTTCACCGCCGGCCACTGGGTGCCCGACCTGGTGTCGGCCGCCGGAGGCAACCCGGTTGCCGCCCGTCCCGGTGCCCGCTCGACGCAGACCACCTGGGACGCCTTCGCCGCCGCCGACCCGGACGTGGTGCTGGTGGCACCGTGTGGCTTCCATCTCGACGGCGCCGCCCAGCAGGCCCGAGTGGTGACGGACCGGATGCCGGGCGTACCGGTGTGGGCGCTCGACGGGGACTCCCTCGTCGTCCGGCCCGGACCGCGGCTGATCGACGGGGTCGAAACCATCGCCGCCGTGCTGCACCCCGACCGGGTGCCGGCCGCGCCGGCCGGCGCGGCCGCCCGCGTCGCCTGA
- a CDS encoding molybdopterin-dependent oxidoreductase, whose amino-acid sequence MAATTDPVPDPGSGPASAGPTSAGPSDVARRWRSPLRGPWLTSVLGLVLLIGLPVVMITGLLDYIAYGPQFGQAFPRDVGWLRLPYFDWPTRPSWLFRVSQGLHVALGIALIPVILAKLWSVIPKLFAWPPVRSAAQALERISLLLLVGGILFQTVTGVLNVQYAYLFGFDFYTAHYFGAWVFTAAFVVHVVLKLPRMVTALRSRPLRAELRTSRADTRPEPPDPDGLVALRPAPATISRRGALALVGGGSLLLAVLTVGQSLDGPWRRLALLLPRGRPAGDGPNGFPVNRTAAAAGIRPADTGDGWRLELLGDDGRVVSLSREQLLGMPSHTARLPIACVEGWSTLQTWTGVRLRDLAAEAGVPEPASARVTSIQRGGLFNKATLQANQVLDPDSLLALRVNGVDLSLDHGFPARIIVPALPGVHCTKWVATIDFSGDGDGNG is encoded by the coding sequence ATGGCCGCCACCACCGATCCGGTTCCGGACCCGGGCTCCGGCCCCGCCTCCGCCGGTCCTACCTCCGCCGGCCCGTCCGACGTTGCCCGCCGCTGGCGCAGCCCGCTGCGCGGCCCCTGGCTGACCTCGGTCCTCGGCCTCGTCCTGCTGATCGGCCTGCCGGTGGTGATGATCACCGGGCTGCTCGACTACATCGCCTACGGACCGCAGTTCGGGCAGGCGTTCCCGCGCGACGTCGGCTGGCTGCGGCTGCCGTACTTCGACTGGCCGACCCGCCCGTCCTGGCTGTTCCGGGTCAGCCAGGGCCTGCACGTGGCGTTGGGGATCGCGCTGATCCCGGTGATCCTGGCCAAACTGTGGTCGGTGATTCCGAAACTGTTCGCCTGGCCGCCGGTGCGGTCTGCGGCGCAGGCACTGGAGCGGATCTCCCTGCTGCTGCTGGTCGGCGGGATCCTGTTCCAGACCGTCACCGGTGTGCTCAACGTGCAGTACGCGTACCTGTTCGGGTTCGACTTCTACACCGCGCACTACTTCGGGGCGTGGGTGTTCACCGCCGCGTTCGTCGTTCACGTCGTACTCAAGCTGCCCCGGATGGTCACCGCGTTGCGGTCCCGGCCGCTGCGTGCCGAACTGCGTACCTCGCGGGCCGACACCCGGCCCGAGCCGCCCGACCCGGACGGCCTGGTCGCCCTGCGGCCCGCCCCGGCGACGATCAGCCGCCGGGGAGCGCTCGCCCTGGTCGGCGGCGGATCGCTACTGCTGGCCGTGCTCACCGTCGGGCAGAGCCTGGACGGCCCGTGGCGGCGGCTGGCCCTGCTGCTGCCCCGTGGTCGACCGGCCGGTGACGGACCGAACGGCTTCCCGGTCAACCGCACCGCCGCGGCGGCCGGGATCCGGCCGGCCGACACCGGCGACGGCTGGCGCCTGGAACTGCTCGGCGACGACGGCCGGGTGGTGAGCCTGAGCCGGGAACAGCTGCTCGGCATGCCTTCGCACACCGCCCGGCTGCCGATCGCGTGTGTGGAGGGCTGGTCGACCCTGCAGACCTGGACCGGGGTACGGCTGCGCGACCTGGCCGCCGAGGCCGGGGTGCCCGAGCCGGCGTCGGCCCGGGTCACCTCGATCCAGCGCGGCGGCCTGTTCAACAAGGCGACCCTGCAGGCCAACCAGGTGCTGGACCCGGACTCGCTGCTGGCGCTGCGGGTCAACGGCGTCGACCTCTCCCTCGACCACGGCTTTCCGGCCCGGATCATCGTGCCGGCGCTGCCCGGCGTGCACTGCACCAAATGGGTGGCGACCATCGACTTCAGCGGCGACGGTGACGGCAATGGGTGA
- a CDS encoding copper resistance CopC family protein: MSVRGRRGVAFATLGLRAAVSVTAAVAAVLLPASQAVAHNALVSSQPGQNTRVTQAPEEIELVFTERLNGEFTTIVVSDAGGAQVPVEGPVVDQQRAVARPVQPLPDGVYTVAYRVVSADGHPVQGSFRFAVNAPLTAASGAATASAAATGSAAAEPGQAQPEEPSGGVGRWPYLVGGVALVIVGAAVAAFFAARRRRVT, from the coding sequence ATGTCCGTACGTGGTCGCCGTGGCGTCGCCTTCGCCACGCTGGGCCTGCGCGCGGCAGTGTCCGTCACCGCCGCCGTTGCTGCCGTCCTGCTGCCGGCGTCGCAGGCTGTGGCGCACAACGCGCTGGTGAGTTCGCAGCCCGGGCAGAACACCCGGGTGACGCAGGCGCCGGAAGAAATCGAGCTGGTGTTCACCGAGCGGCTCAACGGCGAGTTCACCACCATCGTGGTCAGCGACGCCGGTGGTGCGCAGGTGCCGGTGGAGGGCCCGGTGGTGGATCAGCAGCGGGCTGTGGCGCGGCCGGTGCAGCCGTTGCCGGACGGCGTCTACACGGTGGCGTACCGGGTGGTGTCGGCGGACGGCCACCCGGTGCAGGGGTCGTTCCGGTTCGCGGTGAACGCGCCGCTGACCGCCGCGTCCGGTGCGGCGACGGCGAGCGCCGCCGCGACCGGGAGCGCGGCAGCGGAACCCGGGCAGGCGCAGCCGGAGGAGCCGTCGGGTGGCGTCGGGCGGTGGCCGTACCTGGTCGGCGGGGTGGCGCTCGTGATCGTCGGGGCGGCCGTGGCGGCGTTCTTCGCCGCGCGTCGCCGACGGGTGACCTAG
- a CDS encoding glutaredoxin domain-containing protein gives MHPSLPTRPTVRAFTKPDCVFCARAKRTLTGEGIDFQSYDVTADARTANASAYFSGAYTVPQIFLGDYHVGSADDLDRLAATGRLAALTTAPHRGDLDLDAYTDDELADGAADLALSTVIPTSDGTHDPDPQTWPILHMYRRFFGFWPNTFAYLHRWPAAYKLFVYCQNAAAVQAGGQRLGRAVMSEVAYATSRAHGCSYCMTHAVAVPGATGPAEPDSATGPHEAALTDLAARATRNAVTPQALAKVRDTVDQARHGDGDAQARMDALTMVVASFGFLNVFNDLVGLEIEGDWAATASARGVTAGRHAVGDTNPRNLDHELPSGGPTLPQLMAGYDELVGDPETYAERELGFVPAWVRAWPAAQRRRHCHLYVELMRDRPHSRIPADLKHLMARVSAVARDHGYLAAAEGYLAFTAAPDRSNAVTRIDRCVAAATGRADDGGVFDDRERAALRLAWLSAQVPLVTPRRQVQPAINHFDADELVELAVVCAVASMLQRFAALTGPAVEPQVREFLARHNLSADPLVLRYPLPDGAVSDGAVSDGAVSDGAVSDGAVSDGGR, from the coding sequence CCGCCGATGCCCGCACCGCGAACGCCAGCGCCTACTTCTCCGGCGCGTACACCGTCCCGCAGATCTTCCTCGGCGACTACCACGTCGGCAGCGCCGACGACCTGGACCGGCTGGCCGCGACCGGCCGGCTGGCCGCCCTGACCACCGCACCACACCGCGGCGACCTGGACCTCGACGCGTACACCGACGACGAGCTGGCCGACGGTGCGGCCGACCTCGCACTGTCCACAGTCATCCCCACCAGCGACGGCACCCACGACCCCGACCCGCAGACCTGGCCGATCCTGCACATGTACCGGAGGTTCTTCGGCTTCTGGCCCAACACCTTCGCCTACCTGCACCGCTGGCCGGCAGCCTACAAGCTGTTCGTCTACTGCCAGAACGCGGCGGCCGTGCAGGCCGGCGGGCAGCGGCTCGGCCGGGCGGTGATGTCCGAGGTCGCCTACGCGACGTCCCGCGCGCACGGCTGCTCCTACTGCATGACCCACGCCGTCGCCGTACCCGGCGCGACCGGCCCGGCGGAACCGGACAGCGCGACCGGGCCGCACGAAGCCGCCCTGACCGACCTGGCGGCCCGGGCCACCCGCAACGCCGTCACCCCACAGGCGTTGGCGAAGGTCCGGGACACCGTCGACCAGGCCCGCCACGGCGACGGGGACGCCCAGGCCAGGATGGACGCGCTCACCATGGTGGTGGCGTCGTTCGGCTTCCTCAACGTGTTCAACGACCTGGTCGGCCTGGAAATCGAGGGCGACTGGGCGGCGACGGCCAGTGCCCGGGGCGTGACCGCCGGCCGGCACGCGGTCGGCGACACCAACCCGCGCAACCTCGACCACGAGCTGCCGTCCGGCGGGCCGACCCTGCCGCAGCTGATGGCCGGCTACGACGAACTCGTCGGCGACCCGGAGACCTACGCCGAACGCGAGCTGGGTTTCGTCCCGGCCTGGGTGCGGGCCTGGCCGGCCGCGCAGCGCCGCCGGCACTGTCACCTGTACGTCGAACTGATGCGCGACCGGCCGCACTCGCGGATCCCCGCCGACCTCAAACACCTGATGGCCCGGGTGTCGGCCGTCGCCCGGGACCACGGCTACCTGGCCGCCGCCGAGGGCTACCTCGCCTTCACCGCCGCACCGGACCGGTCAAACGCGGTGACCCGGATCGACCGCTGCGTGGCCGCCGCCACCGGCCGTGCCGACGACGGCGGCGTCTTCGACGACCGGGAACGCGCGGCGCTGCGGCTGGCCTGGCTCTCCGCCCAGGTGCCGCTGGTGACCCCCCGGCGGCAGGTGCAGCCGGCCATCAACCACTTCGACGCCGACGAACTGGTCGAGCTCGCCGTGGTCTGCGCGGTCGCGTCGATGCTCCAGCGGTTCGCCGCGCTGACCGGCCCGGCCGTCGAACCGCAGGTACGCGAGTTCCTCGCCCGGCACAATCTGTCGGCCGATCCACTGGTGCTGCGCTACCCGCTGCCGGACGGCGCGGTGTCGGACGGCGCGGTGTCGGACGGCGCGGTGTCGGACGGCGCGGTGTCGGACGGCGCGGTGTCGGACGGCGGGCGGTAG
- a CDS encoding catalase, translating to MTDQRQRPPTTTDAGVPVASDEHSLTVGPNGPLLLQDHYLIEQMANFNRERIPERQPHAKGGGAFGVFQVTGDVSAYTRAAVFQPGTETEAIVRFSTVAGERGSPDTWRDPRGFAVKLYTSDGNLDIVGNNTPIFFIKDPMKFQHFIRSQKRRADNNLRDHDMQWDFWTLSPESAHQVTWLMGDRGIPRTWRHMNGYGSHTYMWINARGEKFWIKYHFKTDQGIEFFTQDEADQMASADTDYHQRDLFEHIAAGQFPSWTLYVQVMPFEQARTYRFNPFDLTKVWPHGDYPLHEVGRLTLNRNVTDYHTEMEQAAFEPNNVVPGTGLSPDKMLLARGFSYADAHRARLGVNYRQIPVNSPKVPTHSYSKDGAMRVHNVTDPVYAPNSYGGPQAQPDLTDDGGIWYADGEMVRAAYSSHAEDDDWGQAGTMVRRVLDDAARDRLVDNIVGHLLNGVSEPVLQRAFEYWRNVDKNIGDRVAAGVRAKQDEKDPKAAKQANPARSSMQAKA from the coding sequence GTGACCGACCAGCGACAACGCCCACCGACCACCACCGACGCCGGGGTGCCGGTCGCCAGCGACGAACACTCGCTCACCGTCGGCCCGAACGGCCCGCTGCTGCTGCAGGACCACTACCTGATCGAGCAGATGGCGAACTTCAACCGGGAGCGGATCCCGGAGCGGCAGCCGCACGCCAAGGGCGGCGGCGCGTTCGGCGTGTTCCAGGTGACCGGCGACGTCAGCGCGTACACCCGGGCGGCGGTCTTCCAGCCCGGCACCGAGACCGAGGCGATCGTCCGGTTCTCCACCGTCGCCGGGGAACGGGGCAGCCCGGACACCTGGCGTGACCCGCGCGGCTTCGCCGTGAAGCTGTACACCAGCGACGGCAACCTCGACATCGTCGGCAACAACACGCCAATCTTCTTCATCAAGGACCCGATGAAGTTCCAGCATTTCATCCGGTCGCAGAAACGCCGGGCCGACAACAACCTGCGCGACCACGACATGCAGTGGGACTTCTGGACCCTGTCGCCGGAATCCGCGCACCAGGTCACCTGGTTGATGGGCGACCGGGGCATTCCGCGTACCTGGCGGCACATGAACGGGTACGGCAGCCACACGTACATGTGGATCAACGCGCGGGGCGAGAAGTTCTGGATCAAATACCACTTCAAGACCGACCAGGGCATCGAGTTCTTCACCCAGGACGAGGCGGACCAGATGGCGTCGGCCGACACCGACTACCACCAGCGGGACCTGTTCGAGCACATCGCCGCCGGACAGTTCCCGTCCTGGACGCTGTACGTGCAGGTGATGCCGTTCGAGCAGGCCAGGACGTACCGGTTCAACCCGTTCGACCTGACCAAGGTATGGCCGCACGGCGACTACCCGCTGCACGAGGTGGGCCGCCTGACCCTGAACCGCAACGTCACCGACTACCACACCGAGATGGAGCAGGCGGCGTTCGAGCCGAACAACGTGGTGCCCGGCACCGGGCTGTCCCCGGACAAGATGCTGCTGGCCCGCGGGTTCAGCTACGCCGACGCGCACCGCGCCCGGCTCGGCGTCAACTACCGGCAGATCCCGGTCAACTCGCCGAAGGTGCCGACACACAGCTACTCCAAGGACGGCGCGATGCGCGTACACAACGTCACCGACCCGGTGTATGCGCCGAACTCGTACGGTGGACCGCAGGCGCAGCCGGATCTCACCGACGACGGCGGCATCTGGTACGCCGACGGCGAGATGGTCCGGGCGGCATACTCGTCGCACGCCGAGGACGACGACTGGGGGCAGGCCGGCACCATGGTCCGCCGGGTGTTGGACGACGCGGCCCGCGACCGGCTGGTCGACAACATCGTCGGGCACCTGCTCAACGGGGTGAGCGAACCGGTGCTGCAGCGTGCCTTCGAGTACTGGCGCAACGTCGACAAGAACATCGGCGACCGGGTGGCCGCCGGAGTCCGGGCCAAGCAGGATGAGAAGGACCCGAAGGCGGCCAAGCAGGCCAATCCCGCCCGGTCCAGCATGCAGGCCAAGGCCTGA